The region CTGCTGATAAATCCCGGCTTCTTCAAGACCCGCTGCCATCATCGCTTGGGCACGATCCAGGATAATCGCATCAAACGCCTCGCTCAACGCCCCATAGCCTGCCATCGTATTATTATGCCCTTTGATGCCATAAACAATACACGCATGGCCTGCACTGGCATTTAAAACCGTATTGGGAAATTCCAATGGATTTGCCCGATTGGGCGTTTGCTGATAAATACGCTGGGAAAATTGAATAATCGTATCCAGCGTGCCAAAATCAGTACTGACACAAAGTCCGGTTTTTTCATAATCACCGGATTGCGCCATCGTTGCATCCGTGAGCAACTGATCCACAACAACCGCCAACATCTGCGACACCCGGTCCATGCGGCGTGTTTGCTCATGGTCAATGTGTTGATCCGCATCAAAGCCTTCCATCCTGAGAACACCGGGCGGTGTCACAACCGGCTTTGCACCGCAGCATATCTGCTCCCAGCATTTTTTATAACCAACACCCAATGGGTGCAGCATTCCCAGCCCGGTCACAACAATGGTTTTGTTCATACAGCATCTCCTGAAAAAGCGGAAAAGATCAGGCTGGCATCATTACCGGCAAAACCAAAAGAATTGGACAAAACATGCTTCAAAGGGACTTTCATCGCTTCATTGGGAACATAGTTGAGGTCACAGTCCGGATCACCGGGAATATAATTAATCGTAGGCGGTATTCTTTGATGCTGGAGTGCAAGCACAGAGGCCACCGCTTCTATCGCACCGGCAGCACCCATACAATGACCGACCGCAGCTTTGATGGAGGAAATCGGTATGCCGGCGGCTTGAGTACCAAAAACTTTTTTTACTGCGATCGTCTCCATTTTATCATTCTGCGGCGTCCCGGTTCCATGAGCATTGATATAATCAATATCCCCCGGTTCAAGTCCGGCATCCTGCAAGGCCGCATGCATGGCCCGGACCGCACCGTGCCCTTCCGGGTCGGGTGCGGTAATGTGAAACGCATCTGCCGATAATCCTGTACCGCCGATCACAGCCAAAGGCCGCCCGCCCCGTTTCCGTACACTTGTCAGAGATTCAAGCACCAGAATACCGGCGCCTTCCCCAATCACAAGTCCCTCCCGGTCTTTTGAAAAAGGGCGGCAACACGTTGGGGCTGCCGAACGCATCACATTAAATCCGGAAAAATTAAAAGCACTGAATGTTTCAGCACCACCGGTAA is a window of bacterium DNA encoding:
- a CDS encoding beta-ketoacyl-[acyl-carrier-protein] synthase family protein, with product MKPNQQVVITGIGTVNGLGINREQFWENVTAGKSGIDEITGFDSSAWRTHLGCEIREALPGGAFPDKVCQFAFIAAQEAITQAGRALPGGSTAVVLGTLQGGIQILKDTLLTQYERGEPFDIRPCYQAYQLSNLSRYIAKQFGFSGPVITPTIACAASGGAISRAFDLIRMGYVDAAITGGAETFSAFNFSGFNVMRSAAPTCCRPFSKDREGLVIGEGAGILVLESLTSVRKRGGRPLAVIGGTGLSADAFHITAPDPEGHGAVRAMHAALQDAGLEPGDIDYINAHGTGTPQNDKMETIAVKKVFGTQAAGIPISSIKAAVGHCMGAAGAIEAVASVLALQHQRIPPTINYIPGDPDCDLNYVPNEAMKVPLKHVLSNSFGFAGNDASLIFSAFSGDAV